One genomic segment of Hordeum vulgare subsp. vulgare chromosome 2H, MorexV3_pseudomolecules_assembly, whole genome shotgun sequence includes these proteins:
- the LOC123430670 gene encoding subtilisin-like protease 4 has protein sequence MDNRNHGRWSPPRLALRVASVLLFLCVAGTPAAGHGPHGHDTGEHKNFLIIVRSPYEYDTKVYKNASSWHASLLAEVCDMAKEAMENDPSSVTRLIYSYRKVVNGFCARLTVEELEEMKKKDWFYKAYPEKTYHLMTTHTPKMLGLMGEDRAGEGVWNTSNMGEGIIIGVLDDGIYAGHPSFDGAGMKPPPEKWNGRCDFNNTVCNNKLIGARSFFESAKWKWKGVDDPVLPINEGQHGTHTSSTAAGAFVSGANISGYAEGTASGMAPRAHIAFYQVCFEQKGCDRDDILAAVDDAIEDGVDVLSMSLGGNPDADFSEDPVSLGGYTAALNGVFVSTAAGNIGPNPATVSNGAPWLLTVGASTTDRRFGATVKLGSGDELAGESLSEAKDYGKELRPLVRDVGDGKCTSESVLIAENVTGKIVICEAGGTVSTAKAKTLEKAGAFGMIVVTPEVFGPVIVPRPHVIPTVQVPYSAGQKIKAYVQSEKDATANFILNGTSFDTPRSPMMAPFSARGPNLKSRGILKPDIIGPGVNILAGVPGIADLVLPPKADMPKFDVKSGTSMSCPHLAGVAALLKNAHPTWSPAAIKSALMTTTETTDNEKKPIADVDGTQATYFATGAGHVNPKKAMDPGLVYNLSASDYIPYLCGLNYTDQQVNSIIHPEPPVECSKLPKVDQKDLNYPSITIIVDKADTAVNAARAVTNVGVASSTYSVEVEVPKSVTVEVKPEKLTFKELDEVLNYTVTVKAAAVPDGVIEGQLKWVSSKHLVRSPILILPGAGEEATAEAEGPSAHTSSLLE, from the coding sequence ATGGATAATCGAAACCATGGACGATGGTCGCCGCCGCGCCTCGCCCTCCGCGTTGCCTCCGTCCTCCTCTTCCTGTGCGTAGCCGGGACGCCGGCGGCGGGCCATGGCCCCCATGGCCATGACACCGGCGAGCACAAGAACTTCCTCATCATCGTGCGCTCTCCGTACGAGTACGACACGAAGGTGTACAAGAACGCGTCGAGCTGGCACGCTTCGCTCCTGGCTGAGGTGTGCGACATGGCCAAGGAGGCGATGGAGAATGACCCGTCCTCCGTGACCCGCCTCATTTACTCGTACCGCAAAGTCGTCAATGGCTTCTGCGCCCGTTTGACGGTggaggagctggaggagatgaaaaagaaggactgGTTTTATAAGGCATATCCTGAGAAGACGTACCACCTCATGACCACGCACACGCCCAAGATGCTGGGGCTCATGGGCGAGGACCGCGCCGGGGAAGGCGTGTGGAACACCAGCAACATGGGCGAGGGCATCATCATCGGGGTCCTCGACGACGGAATCTACGCCGGCCACCCGTCGTTCGACGGGGCGGGCATGAAGCCGCCGCCGGAGAAGTGGAATGGCCGGTGCGACTTCAACAATACGGTGTGCAACAACAAGCTCATCGGGGCGCGGTCCTTCTTCGAGTCGGCCAAGTGGAAGTGGAAGGGCGTCGACGACCCGGTGCTCCCGATCAACGAGGGCCAGCACGGCACGCACACGTCCAGCACGGCGGCCGGCGCGTTCGTGTCCGGCGCCAACATATCCGGCTACGCGGAGGGCACGGCGTCCGGCATGGCGCCCCGCGCGCACATCGCCTTCTACCAGGTGTGCTTCGAGCAGAAGGGCTGCGACCGGGATGACATACTGGCGGCGGTCGATGATGCCATCGAGGACGGCGTCGACGTGCTCTCTATGTCTCTTGGTGGCAACCCGGATGCTGACTTCTCGGAGGACCCCGTCTCGCTTGGAGGATACACCGCTGCCCTCAACGGCGTGTTCGTCAGCACGGCGGCTGGCAACATCGGCCCGAACCCGGCAACCGTCTCCAACGGGGCACCGTGGCTTCTCACCGTGGGGGCAAGCACCACCGACAGGCGGTTCGGGGCCACCGTGAAGCTTGGCAGCGGAGATGAACTTGCCGGCGAGTCGCTCAGCGAAGCCAAGGACTACGGGAAGGAGCTGCGGCCGCTGGTGCGCGACGTGGGCGACGGTAAGTGCACCAGCGAGTCCGTGTTGATTGCGGAGAACGTCACCGGGAAGATCGTCATTTGCGAGGCTGGCGGCACCGTGAGCACCGCCAAGGCCAAAACGCTCGAAAAGGCCGGCGCGTTCGGCATGATCGTCGTCACCCCTGAGGTGTTCGGCCCGGTGATCGTCCCGAGGCCCCACGTGATCCCCACGGTGCAAGTACCCTACTCAGCCGGGCAGAAGATCAAGGCCTACGTGCAGTCCGAGAAAGACGCCACGGCCAACTTCATCTTGAATGGAACGTCATTCGACACCCCGCGGTCGCCGATGATGGCACCCTTCTCGGCGCGGGGGCCGAACTTGAAAAGCCGGGGGATTCTAAAGCCTGACATCATCGGCCCAGGAGTGAACATACTCGCGGGTGTCCCCGGCATCGCGGACTTGGTGTTGCCGCCCAAAGCAGATATGCCCAAGTTCGACGTCAAGTCCGGCACGTCCATGTCGTGCCCGCACCTCGCCGGTGTCGCCGCGTTGCTGAAGAACGCGCACCCGACATGGTCGCCGGCGGCCATCAAGTCGGCGCTGATGACGACCACTGAAACCACCGACAACGAAAAGAAACCGATCGCCGACGTGGACGGCACGCAGGCGACATACTTTGCCACGGGCGCCGGGCACGTAAACCCGAAGAAAGCCATGGACCCGGGGCTCGTGTACAACCTGTCGGCGTCGGACTACATCCCGTACCTGTGCGGGCTCAACTACACAGACCAGCAGGTGAACTCGATCATCCACCCAGAGCCGCCGGTGGAGTGCAGCAAGCTGCCAAAGGTCGACCAGAAGGACCTCAACTACCCGTCGATCACCATCATCGTCGACAAGGCGGACACCGCCGTGAACGCTGCCCGCGCGGTGACTAACGTTGGTGTGGCAAGCTCGACGTACTCGGTGGAGGTTGAGGTGCCGAAATCGGTGACGGTGGAAGTGAAGCCGGAGAAGCTGACGTTCAAGGAGCTGGATGAGGTCTTGAACTACACGGTCACCGTCAAGGCGGCGGCCGTGCCGGATGGCGTCATCGAAGGGCAGCTCAAGTGGGTCTCCAGCAAGCACCTCGTGCGAAGCCCGATCCTCATCTTGCCCGGCGCTGGGGAGGAGGCCACGGCAGAAGCTGAGGGACCTTCAGCTCATACTAGTTCTTTGCTCGAGTga
- the LOC123430671 gene encoding uncharacterized protein LOC123430671, which yields MWASPGRLPAMEEEEEEECEADAGHRAPMASCWGRFGLAALWHRLRHLFLARRRARHGRSILGAGGLNYDPLSYAQNFDDSSLEHHEPDFTARFAPARNASSPRPV from the coding sequence ATGTGGGCCTCGCCGGGGAGGCTGCcggcgatggaggaggaggaggaggaggagtgcgagGCGGACGCGGGCCACAGGGCGCCGATGGCGTCGTGCTGGGGCCGCTTCGGCCTGGCGGCGCTGTGGCACAGGCTCCGGCACCTTTTCCTGGCGCGGCGGAGGGCGCGGCACGGCCGGTCCATCCTCGGCGCCGGCGGGCTCAACTACGACCCGCTCAGCTACGCGCAGAACTTCGACGACAGCAGCCTCGAGCACCACGAGCCTGACTTCACGGCCAGGTTCGCGCCCGCCCGCAACGCCAGCTCGCCACGGCCGGTATGA